Proteins from one Acidobacteriota bacterium genomic window:
- the tatC gene encoding twin-arginine translocase subunit TatC, with translation MAVSALPPPRRTDDAYVEPYGDEPEDSASKMSFLEHLDELRKRLIVSVSAIAGGFFICLFFIDRIFAFIMVPLQQALPKGGKFIYTEPTEAFMIQIKGAALVGLIVAAPVVLWQLWLFIAPGLYANEKRFAIPFVFMTTFFFVGGALFSHFVAFPWSWVFFASFTTNYMDFLPKIGPVFSLYAKMMLAFGVIFQMPTLVFFLARFGLVTARLLIRYFKYAFLVIFIIAAVLSPGTDVVSQLMMAVPMLLLYLISIVVAWAFGKRKPREAEA, from the coding sequence ATGGCGGTCTCCGCACTGCCGCCCCCCCGCCGGACCGACGACGCCTACGTCGAGCCGTACGGCGATGAGCCGGAAGACTCCGCGTCGAAGATGTCGTTCCTGGAACATCTCGACGAGCTGCGGAAACGGCTGATCGTTTCCGTTTCGGCGATCGCGGGTGGATTCTTCATCTGCCTCTTCTTCATCGACCGCATCTTCGCGTTCATCATGGTGCCGCTGCAGCAGGCGCTGCCGAAGGGGGGCAAGTTCATCTACACCGAACCGACCGAAGCGTTCATGATCCAGATCAAGGGGGCGGCGCTCGTCGGCCTGATCGTGGCCGCGCCCGTGGTGTTGTGGCAGCTCTGGCTGTTCATCGCCCCCGGGCTCTACGCGAACGAAAAACGATTCGCGATCCCGTTCGTCTTCATGACGACGTTCTTCTTCGTCGGCGGCGCGCTCTTCTCGCATTTCGTCGCGTTCCCCTGGTCGTGGGTGTTCTTCGCCAGCTTCACGACGAATTACATGGACTTCCTGCCGAAGATCGGCCCGGTGTTTTCGCTCTACGCAAAGATGATGCTGGCCTTTGGCGTGATCTTCCAGATGCCCACGCTCGTCTTCTTCCTCGCGCGGTTCGGCCTGGTGACCGCGCGGCTCCTCATTCGGTATTTCAAGTACGCGTTCCTCGTGATCTTCATCATCGCCGCGGTGCTCAGCCCGGGAACTGACGTCGTCTCGCAGCTGATGATGGCGGTACCGATGTTGCTCCTGTATCTCATCAGCATCGTCGTCGCGTGGGCGTTCGGCAAACGGAAGCCGCGCGAAGCCGAGGCCTGA
- the tatA gene encoding twin-arginine translocase TatA/TatE family subunit, whose amino-acid sequence MFGSIGVPELIIILTIALIIFGPRKLPELGRSLGRSLAEFKRASNELRATLDEEIRADEQRQQEPAQPATPSTPVAPEPPPAAPPPAEGSVPRTPSA is encoded by the coding sequence ATGTTTGGTTCGATCGGCGTTCCGGAACTCATCATTATTTTGACGATCGCCCTGATCATCTTTGGCCCCCGCAAGTTGCCGGAGCTGGGACGGTCGCTGGGACGCAGCCTGGCCGAGTTCAAACGCGCGTCGAACGAGCTGCGCGCCACGCTGGACGAGGAAATCCGCGCCGATGAACAGCGGCAACAGGAGCCCGCGCAGCCGGCAACGCCCTCGACGCCGGTGGCGCCCGAGCCTCCCCCGGCGGCTCCGCCGCCCGCTGAGGGCAGCGTTCCGCGCACACCTTCCGCCTGA